The Carassius gibelio isolate Cgi1373 ecotype wild population from Czech Republic chromosome B14, carGib1.2-hapl.c, whole genome shotgun sequence genome has a segment encoding these proteins:
- the LOC127971902 gene encoding zinc finger BED domain-containing protein 4-like has protein sequence MASPVWQFYVVCEKDNTLAICNVCTKQIPRGGKHAKHFNTTNLIRHLKVSHVKEYEQFSKLASAKRERDRSATQAPLTQLSVTETFQRKQPYSRDSKKHKEISDKIMEFICLDHQPLSVVEDEGFQRLMSYLDSRYTLPGRKYFTDVCLPQLYQTVFTYVDSLMKDNITSIGFTSDIWSASVCPMSMLSLTAQFINQNFELQKVVLHSQEFSGSHTAEALVAAFSDMFQAWGIPKEKVHVILRDNAKNMEKAMRDAHLPSLPCMAHSLQLAVTEGVMSQRSIADIIASGRRIVGHFKHSPLAYSRLQSIQKQLGQPIKRLQQDVPTRWNSTVYMLQSLLEQKRALCAYVADYDLPSMFTSSQWKLVENMISLLAPFEELTQQISSSTASAADVIPSIRALTRLLEKTAETDHGVKTSKATLLEAVQKRFRDIECERLYSIATILDPRYKDRYFSDAVKPQIRGLLSNVLATGLEQQDGEASLAASGSGPPEKVPRTGSLHAMYAELLGGDQECGSSENSSSASLQLNFYLSEPVIAQSGQPLVYWQNNKSRFPALAQAARTYLCAPCTSVDSERLFSTAGNIIDEKRNKLSAKNAEMLIFIKKNLPLMLKK, from the exons ATGGCTTCACCGGTCTGGCAATTCTACGTGGTGTGCGAAAAAGATAATACATTAGCAATCTGCAACGTGTGTACCAAGCAAATCCCACGAGGCGGAAAGCACGCAAAACATTTTAACACCACCAACCTCATCAGACATTTGAAGGTTAGTCACGTAAAGGAATATGAGCAGTTTTCAAAGTTAGCTAGCGCAAAGAGAGAGCGAGACCGTTCAGCAACTCAAGCGCCACTCACTCAGCTGTCAGTAACAGAGACATTTCAAAGAAAGCAACCCTACAGCAGGGACAGTAAGAAGCATAAAGAGATATCAGACAAAATAATGGAATTCATTTGCCTAGATCACCAGCCTCTGTCTGTTGTGGAAGACGAAGGGTTCCAGCGACTCATGTCCTATTTAGATTCACGTTACACTCTGCCAGGGCGTAAATATTTCACTGATGTGTGCCTGCCGCAGTTATACCAAACCGTGTTTACATATGTCGACAGCCTTATGAAGGACAACATAACATCGATTGGTTTCACTAGTGACATTTGGAGTGCGAGTGTATGCCCCATGTCCATGTTGAGCCTCACTGCGCAGTTCATTAATCAAAACTTCGAACTACAAAAAGTTGTTCTACATTCTCAAGAGTTTTCAGGGTCACACACCGCAGAGGCTCTTGTTGCTGCATTCAGCGACATGTTTCAAGCATGGGGAATCCCGAAGGAAAAAGTGCATGTTATTCTAAGGGATAACGCAAAGAACATGGAAAAGGCCATGAGGGATGCCCATCTACCCAGCCTGCCGTGCATGGCGCATTCACTCCAGCTCGCCGTGACCGAGGGAGTCATGTCACAACGCAGCATCGCTGATATAATCGCTTCTGGAAGACGCATCGTCGGTCATTTCAAACACTCCCCGCTTGCTTACTCACGACTTCAAAGTATTCAGAAACAACTGGGCCAGCCTATCAAGAGACTACAGCAAGATGTACCTACCAGGTGGAACAGTACTGTATACATGCTGCAGAGTCTGCTGGAACAGAAACGTGCCCTGTGTGCTTATGTAGCCGACTATGACTTACCCTCCATGTTCACCAGTAGCCAGTGGAAATTAGTTGAAAATATGATTTCGCTACTCGCCCCATTTGAAGAGCTCACGCAGCAGATCAGCTCATCCACTGCATCGGCTGCAGATGTTATACCATCCATCAGAGCTTTAACTCGTCTTCTTGAGAAGACAGCAGAGACTGACCACGGTGTAAAAACTTCAAAAGCCACGTTGTTGGAAGCGGTCCAGAAAAGATTCCGTGACATTGAATGTGAGCGCCTGTATAGCATTGCTACAATCCTCGATCCGAG gTACAAAGACAGATATTTTTCTGACGCAGTCAAGCCCCAGATACGTGGACTGCTTTCTAATGTCCTGGCCACTGGATTGGAGCAGCAGGATGGTGAGGCGAGTTTGGCTGCAAGCGGGTCCGGACCCCCAGAGAAAGTACCACGAACCGGCTCCTTGCATGCTATGTATGCTGAGTTGTTGGGTGGAGATCAGGAATGTGGTAGCAGTGAAAACAGCAGCTCAGCATCATTGCAATTGAATTTCTACCTGTCAGAGCCAGTTATCGCTCAAAGTGGACAGCCACTTGTTTACTGGCAGAACAATAAAAGCCGCTTTCCCGCTCTCGCACAAGCAGCACGCACCTACCTCTGTGCACCGTGTACAAGTGTTGATAGCGAACGACTTTTTAGCACAGCAGGGAATATTATTGATGAGAAGAGGAACAAGCTGTCAGCCAAAAATGCAGAGATGCttatatttataaagaaaaatctgCCATTGATGCTTAAGAAGTAA